In the genome of Flavobacterium panacagri, one region contains:
- a CDS encoding sensor histidine kinase, which yields MNNSHSKWLFFLFILFFSYSNAQEVSSIEKIVAYGYSKRFSDSSASKKIQLQALELAKKRKNIDDEVICYSYLALTQRRLLHLKEFARYADTAYILAEKTNKIRVKAFASLAQGALKSYIDDKPQALENLLTAYKLFAKIKAHDQCAKVASDISYLFSPASPEKVRKYSWEALEHAAKARDPESQLYARLAFGGYLTDRLELGFKEEWKAALNFFKETVTYAERNTHDIISKSNIGIAYVNLADLYSKGPKPIDESAMLENLEKATAIAQEYNIKIIYRSAIGLQGMYYTEKGDYTKAELLFIEGIKYQKSLPYTDNYLLATFYNCLKEVAVKRQDYEAYYSYDTLYTKYNQLKYNESTQKLLQNADARYESSKKIERIKQLELENELEEQNKLLGYGIAGVLLIGLVFMFRSYYFRQRYYLKREEILKQEQANSELKVQLMEKETIENLAARLSLERRLLRSQMDPHFIFNALGNIQSMILQKDTIPAVSYLNKFAKLTRQILEQSRKETISLEEEINTLKNYIELQQLRLNNSFEYNIVCDESVEDGILIPPLLIQPFIENSVEHGLKPKPKEEKGLLQLNFTQQTDQKNLICVIKDNGIGLAASRKLKIKENHQSLSTTITDERLAKMQKEYPSAGFQVLEKESENGETGCIVIINIPIL from the coding sequence ATGAATAACAGCCATTCAAAATGGTTATTTTTCCTATTTATTTTATTCTTTTCTTATTCTAATGCTCAGGAAGTTTCTTCTATAGAAAAAATAGTGGCTTACGGCTATTCCAAACGTTTTTCAGATTCATCTGCCAGCAAAAAAATACAGCTTCAGGCTTTGGAACTAGCTAAAAAAAGAAAAAATATAGACGATGAAGTAATTTGCTATTCTTATCTGGCACTTACACAAAGACGTTTGCTCCATTTAAAAGAATTTGCCCGTTATGCAGACACCGCTTATATTCTAGCCGAAAAAACAAATAAAATACGAGTTAAAGCTTTTGCTTCTTTGGCCCAAGGAGCTTTAAAATCTTATATCGATGATAAACCTCAAGCACTGGAAAATCTTTTAACAGCTTACAAACTTTTTGCTAAAATAAAGGCTCACGACCAATGTGCTAAGGTTGCTTCGGATATTTCGTATCTATTTTCTCCAGCCTCACCAGAAAAAGTAAGGAAATATTCTTGGGAAGCTTTAGAACATGCTGCAAAAGCAAGAGATCCTGAAAGTCAATTGTATGCCCGACTTGCTTTTGGCGGTTATTTGACTGATCGATTAGAATTAGGATTTAAAGAAGAATGGAAAGCTGCTTTAAACTTCTTTAAGGAAACCGTTACTTATGCTGAAAGAAATACTCACGATATCATCAGTAAAAGCAACATTGGAATTGCTTACGTTAATTTGGCAGATCTTTATTCAAAAGGCCCAAAACCTATTGATGAAAGTGCAATGTTGGAAAACCTAGAAAAGGCAACTGCAATTGCACAAGAATACAATATAAAAATCATTTACAGAAGTGCTATTGGTCTGCAGGGAATGTATTATACCGAAAAAGGAGATTATACAAAAGCTGAATTATTATTTATTGAAGGAATTAAATACCAAAAAAGTCTTCCTTATACTGACAATTATTTATTAGCCACCTTTTACAATTGCCTTAAAGAGGTTGCTGTTAAACGACAAGATTACGAGGCCTATTATTCTTATGATACTTTGTATACTAAATACAATCAGTTAAAATACAATGAAAGCACCCAGAAGCTTTTGCAAAATGCCGATGCGAGATATGAATCTTCCAAAAAAATAGAACGAATCAAACAGCTTGAACTTGAAAATGAACTAGAAGAGCAGAATAAACTTTTAGGTTATGGTATAGCAGGCGTTTTATTGATCGGGCTTGTCTTTATGTTTCGTTCCTACTATTTCAGGCAGCGTTATTACTTAAAAAGAGAAGAAATTCTAAAACAGGAACAGGCCAATAGTGAACTTAAGGTGCAATTAATGGAAAAAGAAACAATTGAAAACCTTGCTGCAAGACTTTCATTGGAAAGAAGATTGCTGCGTTCGCAGATGGATCCGCATTTTATCTTTAATGCTTTAGGAAATATTCAAAGTATGATTCTGCAAAAAGATACTATTCCAGCGGTTTCTTATTTAAATAAATTTGCTAAACTCACACGCCAGATCTTGGAACAATCGAGAAAAGAAACTATTTCTCTGGAAGAAGAAATTAATACTCTTAAAAATTATATTGAGTTACAGCAGCTGCGTCTTAATAATAGTTTTGAATATAACATTGTATGCGATGAATCGGTGGAAGATGGAATATTGATCCCGCCATTATTAATTCAGCCCTTTATAGAAAATTCAGTCGAACATGGCTTAAAGCCAAAGCCAAAAGAAGAAAAAGGATTATTGCAGCTTAATTTCACACAGCAAACCGATCAGAAAAATCTAATTTGTGTTATTAAAGATAATGGAATTGGTCTCGCTGCTTCACGTAAACTTAAAATAAAAGAAAACCATCAATCGCTGTCTACTACTATTACAGACGAAAGATTAGCTAAAATGCAAAAAGAATATCCATCAGCGGGATTTCAGGTTTTAGAAAAAGAATCCGAAAACGGTGAAACCGGCTGTATCGTTATTATTAACATTCCAATCCTATAA
- a CDS encoding mechanosensitive ion channel family protein, producing the protein MIFQKRPIYFLSLFFFLLLSLQSNSQEQQLTKKQTPGRLFNDSTATDSDYLMSIEKAEEVLESAYNDIDFKGDTHHLFGDMKRTESKLNLILASLKGANPNVRNQQMYRIVLQEIQQELEDQNKAVNEHNLNLENIKKRVIELRKDKTLVTLIRDTIRRKQFKKEFANLKKHYVGTDSLMTTNQTVLNTKKRLIVQRRIAVSNALVTVESKLEKSGINIFNKEYPSLWQISDSAANKKVTHNIKAKIIIEENVAAYYVGYKAGALITLCFFMGLLFWYISRNIKYLKTNGHFENLSQLNFKYLNRGVIVPVIVIALNIVVVTNLYAPALFLEFMQLILLGALTILFKNQWSGVSMRNWLMLLGLFFALCFLDLFITIGLLQRFAFVAINVLGIRYGLVQIKTLKEELYIKAFFKWASILFIALNVLSILYNVFGRVSLSNMLSLTAFISLTQIVALSVLLKIILEIILLQIYTTRVKRGIVKMFDYENLSDTLKKPFIIVISYMWLIVIASNLNIWESLRAAFQKLLSHPNTIGSITFTLGNIVLFFIIIWAAHLLQNYVAYFFGEIDEENEENINKRQHSKLLITRLVVLISGYLLAVAASGMPLDKLSILLGALGVGVGLGLQNIVNNFVSGIILIFDKPIQIGDVVEISSESGRVKSMGLRTTKINAPNGAEIIIPNGNLLSQNITNWTYTDNYKLVEVTFEIVGETVPEEINLIVNETLANLPMVNSSKPSQIYYSAISDGKYKLLIKFWCSIYRTEETISLARQELYVSFKNKGLNFSS; encoded by the coding sequence ATGATTTTTCAAAAAAGACCTATTTATTTTTTATCGCTGTTTTTCTTTCTTTTACTTTCTCTACAAAGTAATTCTCAAGAACAGCAACTTACTAAAAAACAAACTCCAGGAAGACTTTTCAATGACAGTACTGCAACTGACAGTGATTATTTAATGTCAATTGAAAAAGCAGAAGAAGTTCTCGAATCTGCCTATAACGATATTGATTTTAAAGGCGACACACACCATCTTTTTGGCGACATGAAACGTACCGAAAGTAAACTAAACCTTATTCTGGCAAGTTTAAAAGGTGCTAATCCAAATGTACGTAACCAACAGATGTATCGCATAGTACTGCAGGAAATCCAGCAGGAATTAGAAGATCAGAACAAAGCTGTAAATGAACACAATCTGAATCTCGAAAACATAAAAAAACGTGTTATTGAACTTCGTAAAGATAAAACTTTAGTCACCTTAATACGAGATACTATTCGCCGTAAGCAATTCAAAAAAGAATTTGCTAATCTGAAAAAACACTACGTTGGCACAGATAGTTTAATGACTACTAATCAGACTGTATTAAACACTAAAAAAAGACTAATTGTACAACGCCGAATTGCCGTTTCAAATGCTTTGGTGACTGTTGAAAGCAAACTTGAAAAGTCTGGAATAAATATTTTCAACAAAGAATATCCTTCTTTATGGCAGATTAGCGATTCTGCTGCAAACAAAAAAGTAACGCATAATATTAAGGCAAAGATTATTATTGAAGAAAATGTTGCGGCCTATTATGTTGGTTATAAAGCCGGCGCTTTAATCACGCTTTGTTTTTTCATGGGATTATTATTTTGGTATATCTCCAGAAATATAAAATACCTTAAAACAAACGGGCATTTCGAAAATCTTTCGCAGCTAAACTTTAAATATTTAAATCGTGGTGTTATTGTTCCAGTAATCGTGATTGCTTTAAATATCGTTGTGGTAACCAACTTATATGCTCCTGCCCTTTTTCTAGAATTTATGCAGCTTATTTTACTTGGAGCTTTGACAATACTTTTCAAAAATCAGTGGTCAGGAGTTTCAATGCGTAACTGGCTTATGCTTTTAGGATTATTCTTTGCGCTTTGCTTCCTTGATTTATTTATAACGATTGGTTTGTTGCAGCGATTTGCTTTTGTTGCCATTAATGTTCTGGGAATCCGTTATGGCTTGGTACAAATCAAAACATTAAAAGAAGAACTTTATATAAAAGCTTTCTTTAAATGGGCAAGCATCCTTTTTATTGCTTTAAATGTTTTGTCTATTCTTTATAATGTATTCGGAAGAGTTTCGCTTTCTAATATGCTAAGTTTAACAGCATTTATTTCTCTTACACAGATTGTTGCTTTGAGTGTATTATTGAAGATTATTCTTGAAATTATTCTGTTGCAGATTTACACCACAAGAGTAAAAAGAGGCATCGTAAAAATGTTCGATTACGAAAATTTATCTGACACTTTAAAGAAGCCATTTATCATTGTAATTAGTTATATGTGGCTGATTGTTATTGCTTCCAACTTGAATATTTGGGAATCACTACGTGCCGCTTTTCAAAAGTTATTAAGTCATCCAAATACTATCGGAAGTATTACCTTTACTTTAGGTAATATCGTTTTATTCTTTATTATCATTTGGGCAGCACATTTACTTCAAAATTATGTTGCGTATTTCTTTGGTGAAATTGATGAAGAAAACGAAGAAAATATCAACAAAAGACAGCATTCTAAATTATTAATTACCAGATTGGTCGTTTTAATAAGTGGTTATCTTTTAGCTGTTGCTGCGTCTGGAATGCCTTTAGATAAATTGAGTATTCTTTTAGGCGCTTTAGGTGTAGGTGTCGGACTTGGGCTTCAGAATATTGTAAACAACTTTGTATCGGGCATTATTTTAATTTTTGATAAACCAATTCAGATTGGCGATGTGGTGGAAATTAGTTCAGAATCAGGCCGAGTAAAATCGATGGGACTTAGAACAACCAAAATCAATGCCCCAAATGGTGCAGAAATCATTATTCCGAATGGTAATTTATTATCGCAGAATATTACCAACTGGACGTATACCGATAATTACAAATTAGTTGAAGTAACTTTTGAGATCGTAGGAGAAACGGTTCCAGAAGAAATTAATTTAATAGTAAACGAAACATTGGCAAATTTACCAATGGTAAACAGTTCAAAACCATCACAAATTTATTACAGTGCTATTTCTGACGGAAAATATAAACTTTTAATCAAATTCTGGTGCAGTATCTATAGAACTGAAGAAACGATAAGTTTAGCCAGACAAGAACTTTACGTGAGTTTTAAAAATAAAGGTTTGAATTTCTCTAGTTAA
- a CDS encoding LytR/AlgR family response regulator transcription factor: protein MYRTIIIEDEQRIREALSIILEMVAQDQIQIIAYAESVEEAVKLIDRLKPDLVFMDIMLQNGTGFDVLQQISFNSFHLIFTTAYEQHAINAFKYSAIDYLLKPIDPEELKTAIDRIALLQERVLEKQQLTELQQNLTKTPDRIILPTQEAMYVVKLEQILRCETSGSYTTFFLTDGRKIMVSKPLKNYEDMLEPPMFFRVHQSHLINVNSIVSYSREGMVHMNDKSVVPISRGKKEQFFKLMKEEN from the coding sequence ATGTATAGAACTATAATTATTGAAGACGAACAACGCATACGCGAAGCTTTATCGATTATACTTGAAATGGTGGCGCAAGATCAAATTCAGATTATCGCTTATGCGGAAAGTGTTGAAGAAGCCGTAAAATTAATTGATCGCTTAAAACCCGATTTAGTTTTTATGGACATTATGCTCCAAAACGGAACTGGTTTTGATGTTTTACAGCAAATTTCATTTAATTCGTTTCATCTTATTTTTACAACGGCTTACGAACAGCATGCTATAAACGCGTTTAAATACAGCGCGATCGATTATCTTTTAAAACCAATTGATCCCGAAGAACTTAAAACAGCTATTGATCGTATCGCTCTTTTACAAGAAAGAGTTTTGGAAAAACAACAGCTAACAGAATTGCAACAGAATCTCACCAAAACACCAGATCGAATTATTCTCCCAACTCAGGAAGCAATGTATGTAGTCAAATTAGAACAAATTTTAAGATGTGAAACTTCGGGTTCATACACCACTTTCTTTTTGACTGATGGCAGAAAAATAATGGTTTCAAAACCGCTGAAAAATTACGAAGACATGTTAGAGCCTCCAATGTTTTTTAGAGTTCATCAATCCCATTTAATCAATGTAAATTCAATTGTAAGCTATTCTCGTGAAGGAATGGTACATATGAATGATAAGTCGGTGGTTCCAATTTCTAGAGGAAAAAAAGAACAGTTTTTTAAATTGATGAAGGAGGAAAATTGA
- a CDS encoding DUF4870 domain-containing protein encodes MNNKTLSILSYITIIGWIVAFVKSKDLTPKSDLVNYHLKQGFGIFLVSLAINIALSIVVSIVPALYFLSYVGYVILILWIFGIINAANEQKKPIPVIGKIFEDKFGFIN; translated from the coding sequence ATGAATAATAAAACCCTTTCTATTTTAAGCTATATCACTATTATTGGATGGATTGTAGCATTTGTTAAAAGTAAAGATTTAACTCCTAAAAGTGATCTAGTAAATTACCATTTAAAGCAAGGTTTTGGAATCTTTTTGGTTTCATTAGCCATAAATATTGCTTTATCGATTGTGGTGAGTATAGTTCCTGCTCTTTATTTCTTAAGTTACGTTGGATATGTAATCTTGATTTTATGGATCTTCGGAATTATTAATGCTGCAAATGAACAAAAGAAACCAATTCCTGTAATAGGAAAAATCTTCGAAGATAAATTTGGTTTTATCAATTAA
- a CDS encoding CusA/CzcA family heavy metal efflux RND transporter: MLNKVIQFSVKNKLAIGIFTLLWIIYGVYEVTQLPIDAVPDITNNQVQIITTAPSLGAEDVERLITFPIEQAISNIPHLKESRSISRFGLSLVSVVFEDDADVYWARQQITERLQQVEIDRNANRPEMAPVTTGLGEIYQYVLKPKPGFEEKYSLEDLRTIQDWTIRRQLLGTAGIADVSTFGGKLKQYEIAVNPARLKAQNLTISEVFTALNSSNENTGGAYIEKGPTVSYIRSTGLAKSIKDIENIVVKSTQGGLPILVKDIADVKISSAIRYGALTTDEFGESVGGIVMMLKGENANNVIVNVKDKIAEIEKILPEGLKIEPFLDRTKMVDNAIGTVEKNLIEGALIVVLILVLFLGNLRAGFIVASVIPLAMLFAIIMMNTFGVSGNLMSLGALDFGLIVDGAVIIVEAILHHLHSSKKYKVIDSISQDEMDKEVTGSAARMMNAAVFGQIIILIVYLPILSLQGIEGKMFKPMAQTVAFAILGAFILSLTYVPMVSALFLSKKISHKKNLSDRIMERLENAYEGWLTKALGIRKAIVISAFVLFGIAVVLFGRMGGEFIPQLEEGDFAVETRLLLGTNLSTTTETIEKISKELKKEFPEVQQVVSRIGSAEIPTDPMPIEGGDMIIVLKDKSEWTSASSFPELADKMTKTVKRIAPGVTTGFQFPVQMRFNELMTGAKQDLVCKIYGEDLQKLSEYAEKLGAISKTVQGAADLYVEKVTGMPQIVIDYNWAEMAKYGLRVADVNATINAAFAGAVAGSIYEGEKRFDMVVRVEDNGRKGIEDVRNLLIATPSGMQIPLYQVAKVDEVEGPNQIQRENAKRRIIVGFNVRGRDVQSIVEELQQKVNKQIKFDPGYYITYGGAFENLQQAKARLGVAVPAALLMIFALLYFAFRSFKEGIIIFTAIPLSAIGGVFALVMRDMPFSISAGVGFIALFGVAVLNGIVLISEFNRIQKHGEITNPFDIILLGTKNRLRPVLMTAAVASLGFLPMALSNGAGAEVQRPLATVVIGGLVTATLLTLFVLPAIYLMTYHAKGFSKKRKKHMNNLTILLTILFIGNMANAQQLPISLDESISVAIQNNRTVKSAKLNEQSKSHLQKTGYNLPQTQIDADYGQFNSAQKDTRFGISQTFAFPTVYSNQKKALQADFNKAKTEVQLTSQEIKTRVRNIYYDYLWLQSKRELLVYADSIYRIMEKKSDLRFKAGEANVLEKSASQSARQFYSNQLVMVNRDLEIALNSFNAILQDKVEYAPKNEKSKTVLNQSLVENLKAENLPIVQRSQYESEAAKWRWKTESAKLLPEITLGYNNLSIIGTQTNTSGQEVYYDSSQRFNYINAGLSIPIFFTSQSERKRAAKAEYESYEALSEAAKIEVKTAIENADREVKKYQESLEYYEKEGLKNAQTIIEASSSQLYNGDIDYLQWVLVVNQAITIKSEYLDALNAYNKAVVTLQNLNNI, encoded by the coding sequence ATGCTTAATAAAGTAATTCAGTTCTCAGTTAAGAACAAACTGGCAATTGGAATCTTTACATTGCTGTGGATTATCTACGGTGTGTATGAGGTTACCCAATTACCAATTGATGCCGTGCCGGACATCACAAACAATCAGGTGCAAATTATTACTACAGCGCCTTCACTTGGTGCTGAAGACGTAGAAAGACTAATCACTTTCCCAATAGAACAAGCCATTAGCAATATTCCGCATCTTAAAGAAAGCAGGAGTATTTCGCGTTTCGGACTTTCATTAGTCAGCGTTGTTTTTGAAGACGATGCCGATGTGTATTGGGCAAGACAGCAGATAACAGAAAGACTCCAGCAAGTAGAAATTGACCGAAATGCCAATCGACCAGAAATGGCTCCAGTTACAACTGGTTTAGGAGAAATCTATCAATATGTTTTAAAACCAAAGCCAGGTTTTGAAGAAAAATATTCTTTAGAAGATTTAAGAACAATTCAAGATTGGACAATCAGAAGACAGCTTTTAGGAACTGCTGGAATTGCTGATGTTTCGACTTTTGGAGGGAAGTTAAAACAATATGAAATTGCCGTAAATCCTGCGAGATTGAAAGCGCAAAATCTAACCATTAGTGAAGTTTTTACGGCTTTAAACAGCAGCAACGAAAACACTGGAGGAGCGTATATTGAAAAAGGCCCAACTGTATCTTACATCAGAAGTACAGGTTTAGCGAAAAGCATTAAAGATATTGAAAACATTGTAGTGAAAAGCACGCAAGGCGGTCTTCCGATTTTAGTGAAAGATATTGCCGATGTCAAAATTTCTTCAGCCATTCGTTATGGTGCTTTAACTACTGATGAGTTTGGAGAATCTGTCGGCGGGATTGTAATGATGTTGAAAGGAGAAAACGCCAATAATGTTATTGTTAACGTAAAAGACAAAATCGCCGAAATCGAAAAAATCCTTCCAGAAGGTTTAAAAATCGAACCATTTCTGGACAGAACCAAAATGGTGGATAATGCCATTGGAACTGTCGAAAAGAACTTAATTGAAGGTGCTTTGATTGTTGTTCTGATTTTAGTTTTATTCCTCGGAAACCTTAGAGCCGGATTTATTGTGGCTTCGGTTATACCATTAGCGATGCTTTTTGCCATTATTATGATGAATACTTTTGGCGTAAGCGGTAACTTAATGAGTCTTGGCGCATTAGATTTTGGATTAATAGTCGATGGAGCTGTAATTATTGTAGAAGCTATTCTGCATCATCTTCATAGTTCTAAAAAGTACAAAGTAATCGATTCTATTTCGCAGGACGAAATGGATAAAGAAGTCACAGGATCTGCCGCACGTATGATGAATGCCGCCGTTTTTGGGCAAATCATTATTCTGATTGTTTATCTGCCAATTCTTTCGTTGCAGGGAATCGAAGGTAAAATGTTTAAGCCAATGGCACAGACTGTTGCTTTTGCCATTTTGGGAGCTTTTATTCTGTCGCTTACTTATGTGCCAATGGTTAGCGCTTTATTTCTAAGTAAAAAAATAAGTCATAAAAAGAATCTTTCAGACCGAATTATGGAAAGGTTAGAAAATGCTTATGAAGGCTGGCTGACTAAAGCATTAGGCATTAGAAAAGCTATTGTTATTTCAGCTTTTGTGCTTTTCGGAATTGCTGTTGTTTTGTTTGGAAGAATGGGAGGAGAATTCATTCCACAATTGGAAGAAGGAGATTTTGCAGTTGAAACTCGATTGTTATTAGGAACCAACCTTTCTACGACAACTGAAACAATCGAAAAAATATCGAAAGAACTGAAAAAAGAATTTCCAGAAGTACAACAAGTAGTTTCCAGAATTGGTAGCGCGGAAATTCCAACCGATCCAATGCCAATCGAGGGTGGGGATATGATTATTGTTCTAAAAGACAAATCAGAATGGACAAGTGCTTCTTCGTTTCCTGAATTAGCCGATAAAATGACCAAGACTGTTAAACGAATTGCGCCTGGAGTGACAACTGGTTTTCAGTTTCCTGTTCAAATGCGTTTTAACGAATTAATGACAGGAGCAAAGCAGGATTTGGTTTGTAAGATCTACGGAGAAGATTTACAGAAACTCTCAGAATATGCCGAAAAGTTAGGCGCAATTAGCAAAACTGTTCAAGGTGCAGCGGATCTTTATGTTGAAAAAGTTACAGGAATGCCACAGATCGTAATCGATTATAACTGGGCAGAAATGGCAAAATACGGTTTACGAGTTGCCGATGTAAATGCTACGATTAATGCCGCCTTTGCAGGGGCCGTTGCGGGAAGCATTTATGAAGGAGAAAAACGTTTCGATATGGTGGTTCGTGTGGAAGACAATGGCAGAAAAGGAATTGAAGATGTTCGTAATCTGTTAATTGCAACTCCTTCAGGTATGCAGATTCCGCTTTATCAAGTAGCAAAAGTAGATGAAGTGGAAGGCCCAAATCAGATTCAGCGTGAAAATGCAAAAAGAAGAATCATCGTTGGATTTAATGTTCGAGGTAGAGATGTGCAGTCTATTGTAGAAGAATTACAACAGAAGGTCAATAAACAAATTAAATTTGATCCAGGTTATTATATTACTTACGGTGGTGCTTTTGAGAATTTACAGCAGGCAAAAGCAAGATTGGGAGTTGCTGTTCCAGCTGCTTTATTAATGATTTTCGCTTTGTTGTATTTTGCCTTTAGATCATTTAAAGAAGGAATTATCATTTTTACCGCTATTCCGTTATCTGCAATTGGAGGTGTTTTTGCCTTAGTTATGCGAGATATGCCATTTAGTATTTCGGCTGGAGTTGGTTTTATTGCGCTTTTTGGAGTTGCGGTATTAAACGGAATTGTATTAATCTCTGAATTCAATAGAATACAAAAACACGGTGAAATCACAAATCCTTTTGATATTATCCTTTTAGGAACCAAAAATAGATTACGTCCTGTTTTAATGACTGCGGCGGTTGCTTCGCTTGGATTTCTTCCAATGGCATTAAGCAACGGAGCAGGAGCAGAGGTACAGCGTCCGCTGGCAACTGTCGTGATCGGCGGATTGGTAACAGCTACTCTTTTAACGCTTTTTGTACTTCCGGCTATTTATTTGATGACGTATCATGCTAAAGGATTTTCTAAAAAAAGAAAAAAACATATGAATAATCTAACCATTTTATTGACTATCCTTTTTATTGGTAATATGGCAAATGCACAGCAATTACCAATCTCGCTGGATGAATCGATTTCAGTTGCGATTCAGAATAACAGAACGGTTAAATCGGCTAAGTTAAACGAACAGTCAAAAAGTCATTTGCAAAAAACGGGATATAATCTTCCGCAAACACAAATCGATGCCGATTACGGTCAGTTTAATAGTGCTCAAAAAGATACTAGATTTGGAATCAGTCAGACTTTTGCTTTTCCCACTGTTTACAGCAATCAGAAAAAAGCACTTCAGGCTGATTTTAATAAAGCCAAGACAGAAGTGCAGCTGACTTCTCAGGAAATTAAAACCAGAGTCAGAAATATTTATTACGATTACTTATGGCTTCAAAGTAAAAGAGAACTTTTAGTCTATGCCGATTCGATTTACCGAATTATGGAAAAGAAATCGGATTTAAGATTTAAAGCAGGAGAAGCAAATGTTTTAGAAAAAAGTGCTTCACAATCTGCCCGACAATTTTACAGCAATCAGCTGGTAATGGTAAATCGTGATTTAGAAATTGCTTTAAATTCATTTAATGCGATTCTTCAGGATAAAGTTGAATATGCTCCTAAAAATGAAAAATCAAAAACGGTTTTAAATCAGTCTTTAGTTGAAAATCTGAAAGCAGAAAATCTACCTATTGTACAGCGTTCACAATATGAATCGGAAGCAGCAAAATGGAGATGGAAAACAGAAAGTGCCAAACTGCTTCCTGAAATCACTTTAGGTTATAATAATTTGAGTATTATCGGGACTCAAACTAATACTTCAGGTCAGGAAGTTTATTATGATAGTTCACAAAGATTTAATTACATCAATGCTGGTTTGTCTATTCCAATTTTCTTTACGAGTCAGTCTGAACGCAAACGTGCCGCAAAAGCAGAATACGAAAGTTATGAAGCACTTTCCGAAGCCGCTAAAATTGAAGTGAAAACTGCTATTGAGAATGCGGATAGGGAAGTGAAAAAGTATCAGGAAAGTTTAGAGTATTATGAAAAAGAAGGATTAAAAAATGCTCAAACGATTATCGAAGCTTCAAGCAGTCAGCTTTACAATGGAGATATTGATTATCTGCAGTGGGTTTTGGTCGTAAATCAAGCCATTACAATTAAAAGTGAATATCTAGACGCATTGAACGCTTACAACAAAGCAGTTGTTACACTGCAGAATCTTAATAATATTTAA
- a CDS encoding winged helix-turn-helix transcriptional regulator translates to MEEVETCPAQRLLKMLSGKWKAEIFRLSVESPLRFNTLLRQIQGSNKQSLATALKELEEEGLLEKTTIKLKPLHIEYNLTEKGKALIPVFKQLEGLS, encoded by the coding sequence ATGGAAGAAGTAGAAACTTGTCCGGCACAAAGGCTTTTAAAAATGTTATCCGGAAAATGGAAAGCAGAAATTTTTCGTTTGTCAGTAGAATCGCCTTTGCGATTTAATACTTTGCTGAGACAAATTCAAGGATCAAATAAACAATCTTTGGCCACTGCCTTAAAGGAATTGGAAGAAGAAGGACTTTTGGAAAAAACAACAATTAAGTTAAAACCGCTTCATATTGAATATAATCTTACCGAAAAAGGAAAAGCTTTGATTCCTGTTTTTAAGCAATTGGAAGGGTTATCTTAG